Proteins found in one Maridesulfovibrio sp. genomic segment:
- a CDS encoding 4Fe-4S dicluster domain-containing protein, whose protein sequence is MNAFVLAIPSRCIGCRACEIACVDAHIASDMGRAMESGQPFSPRISVVRESGVTAPVQCRQCEDAPCAAACPVGAITFNGRSVAIDAERCFGCKACLAVCPVGAMQVGTIDVERHVPVAHKCDLCTGFRDEPACVSVCPAGALSLFSGESLQKLSSSKRKESARRATK, encoded by the coding sequence ATGAATGCTTTTGTTCTGGCTATACCTTCCCGTTGTATCGGTTGCCGAGCCTGTGAAATAGCCTGCGTGGACGCCCACATTGCATCCGACATGGGCCGGGCCATGGAAAGCGGGCAACCTTTCAGTCCGCGCATTTCGGTTGTCCGCGAGTCCGGTGTCACTGCCCCTGTTCAGTGTCGGCAGTGTGAGGACGCCCCCTGCGCTGCGGCATGCCCTGTGGGAGCGATCACCTTTAACGGCAGGTCGGTGGCGATTGATGCTGAGCGTTGTTTCGGATGCAAGGCCTGTCTGGCCGTTTGTCCAGTCGGTGCCATGCAGGTCGGGACCATCGATGTTGAACGCCATGTGCCGGTAGCCCATAAATGTGATCTATGCACCGGATTCCGTGACGAACCGGCCTGTGTTTCGGTCTGTCCGGCCGGGGCCTTGAGCCTTTTTTCCGGCGAATCCCTGCAAAAGCTGTCCTCGTCGAAACGCAAAGAAAGTGCGCGGAGAGCAACAAAATGA